The following coding sequences are from one Salvia hispanica cultivar TCC Black 2014 chromosome 3, UniMelb_Shisp_WGS_1.0, whole genome shotgun sequence window:
- the LOC125209275 gene encoding zinc finger protein ZAT2-like: MEEGDSGRIPVIKIKIPKKAGEEEGVPSHYCKECDRSFSSGKALGGHMSSAHVQANKEYSMRKAMSFNSKSKSSSPGSPCCSCKICGKAFQSQKSLFGHMRCHPDRDWRGMEPPREELGFLSGKAWPTCKRGRPALDKEKDKVEDEVEEMFKVAVQVLATGKMERDYKCDTCGKVFRSHEALGGHRASHNKFKMIIVNTSTRHLEPKKMPRTKKMMMMMTKPDFVTSDPGPSDDHVDGDGDSASASPSTISPTSASGFLFDIDLNMAPPEEEEDKGVEESSNDRR, translated from the coding sequence ATGGAGGAGGGAGACAGCGGCAGAATTCCGGTGATCAAGATAAAAATCCCAAAGAAGGCGGGAGAGGAAGAGGGTGTTCCGAGCCACTACTGCAAGGAATGCGACCGGAGCTTCAGCTCGGGGAAGGCGCTGGGAGGGCACATGAGCTCCGCGCATGTTCAAGCTAACAAGGAGTACTCGATGAGGAAGGCGATGAGCTTCaactccaaatccaaatcatCGTCGCCTGGATCTCCTTGCTGCTCCTGCAAGATCTGCGGCAAGGCTTTCCAGTCGCAGAAATCCCTCTTCGGCCACATGCGCTGCCACCCCGACCGGGACTGGCGCGGGATGGAGCCGCCGCGGGAGGAGCTAGGGTTTTTGAGTGGGAAGGCGTGGCCCACTTGCAAGAGGGGGCGCCCGGCGTTGGACAAGGAGAAGGACAAGGTGGAGGATGAGGTGGAGGAGATGTTCAAGGTGGCGGTGCAGGTGCTGGCCACCGGGAAGATGGAGAGGGACTACAAGTGCGATACGTGTGGGAAGGTTTTCAGGAGCCACGAGGCCCTCGGAGGGCACCGGGCCAGCCACAACAAGTTCAAGATGATTATCGTCAACACGAGCACCCGCCATCTCGAGCCCAAGAAGATGCCAAGGAccaagaagatgatgatgatgatgactaAGCCTGATTTTGTCACTAGTGATCCTGGTCCTAGTGATGATCATGTTGATGGTGATGGCGATTCGGCCTCGGCCTCACCCTCCACCATCAGTCCTACCTCAGCCTCGGGTTTTCTCTTTGATATCGATCTCAACATGGCTCCTcccgaggaggaggaggacaAGGGCGTGGAGGAGTCTTCGAATGATAGGCGGTAA